The following are encoded together in the Strongyloides ratti genome assembly S_ratti_ED321, chromosome : 2 genome:
- a CDS encoding Nematode fatty acid retinoid binding family-containing protein, which yields MVSIRLLIVAVIGIAVVAGNTLPYDQIPAQFKEFVPDEVKEFYKGITQEDRAVLIEIAKNHDKYTNEEEAIAALKEKSPALGEKAESLYNMVKEKVNSLTEEPKKFAKELIQEARALRPVPGEKPDLNKLKEFGSKYIGKYKDLSDAAKTELRQVFPKMHALAENEKFQKLIKGFLNIEN from the exons ATGGTTTCTATTCGTTTACTTATTGTTGCCGTTATTGGTATTGCTGTTGTAGCTGGAAATACTCTTCCATATGATCAAATTCCTGCTCAATTCAAag aatttgTTCCTGATGAGGTAAAAGAATTTTACAAAGGAATAACTCAAGAAGATCGCGCTGTCCTTATAGAAATTGCCAAGAATCACGACAAATATACAAATGAAGAAGAAGCTATTGCTGCTCTTAAGGAAAAATCACCAGCTCTTGGAGAGAAGGCTGAAAGTCTTTACAACATGGTCAAGGAAAAAGTTAACTCTCTTACTGAAGAACCTAAAAAATTCGCAAAAGAATTAATCCAAGAGGCTCGTGCTCTTCGCCCAGTTCCAGGAGAGAAACCAGACTTGAATAAATTAAAGGAATTCGGAAGTAAATATATTGGAAAATACAAAGATCTCAGTGATGCTGCTAAGACTGAATTGAGACAAGTCTTCCCAAAAATGCATGCTCTTgctgaaaatgaaaaattccAAAAATTGATCAAGGGATTCCTTAACATTGAAAACTAA
- a CDS encoding Aspartate aminotransferase, which yields MLSRIPKVITITSTRPLSGWFKDVPMGPPDAILGVTEAYKKDKNEKKINLGVGAYRDDQGKPWVLPSVRAAEKRIVEKELDKEYAGIAGLPEFTKKAAQLAFGEDSTVLSEKRNATVQSISGTGALRVGSNFLSAFHSGPKVCYQPAPTWGNHVPIFKHAGVEVKQYRYYDKNTCGFDEKGCLEDISKIPKGSIILLHACAHNPTGVDPTFEQWQKIEEVVRSKELFVFFDMAYQGFASGDIIKDAQAVRYFAKKGHNLCLAQSFAKNMGLYGERVGAYSIICPDKDEADRVMSQLKIQIRPVISNPPIHGARIATEILTDPSLKEQWLTDVKTMADRIISMRKQLKSLLAKEGSSRNWEHITNQIGMFCYTGITPEQVSKLTNEYSIYLTKDGRISVAGVSSKNVEYLAHALHQVTK from the exons ATGTTGTCTCGTATTCCTAAAGTAATTACCATTACATCTACACGTCCATTATCAGGATGGTTTAAGGATGTTCCTATGGGACCACCAGATGCTATTCTTGGTGTAACTGAGGCCtacaaaaaagataaaaatgagAAGAAAATCAACTTGGGAGTTGGTGCTTATCGTGATGATCAAGGAAAACCATGGGTATTACCATCTGTTAGAGCTGCTGAAAAAAGAATTGTAGAGAAGGAACTTGATAAAGAGTATGCTGGAATTGCTGGATTACCAGAATTTACCAAGAAAGCTGCTCAACTTGCTTTTGGAGAGGATAGCACTGTACTTAGTGAAAAAAGAAATGCTACTGTTCAAAGTATCTCTGGTACTGGAGCTTTAAGAGTTGgttctaattttttatcagcTTTTCATTCTGGACCTAAAGTTTGTTATCAACCTGCTCCAACATGGGGAAATCATGTtccaatttttaaacatgCTGGAGTTGAAGTTAAACAATATcgttattatgataaaaatacttGTGGTTTTGATGAGAAAGGATGTTTAGAggatatatcaaaaattccAAAAGGTTCTATTATCCTTTTACATGCTTGTGCTCACAATCCAACTGGTGTTGATCCAACATTTGAACAATGGCAAAAAATTGAAGAAGTTGTTAGatcaaaagaattatttgTATTCTTTGATATGGCATACCAAGGTTTTGCTTCTGGTGATATTATTAAGGATGCTCAAGCAGTTAGATACTTTGCTAAGAAAGGACATAATCTTTGTTTGGCTCAATCTTTTGCCAAAAATATGGGACTTTATGGTGAGAGAGTTGGTGCTTATTCAATTATTTGCCCAGATAAAGATGAAGCAGACAGAGTTATGTCCCAGTTGAAGATTCAAATAAGGCCTGTTATTTCAAATCCCCCAATTCATGGAGCACGTATAGCAACAGAAATCTTGACAGATCCTTCTCTTAAAGAACAATGGTTAACAGATGTCAAAACAATGGCTGACCGCATTATTTCAATGAGAAAACAACTTAAAAGTTTGTTAGCAAAGGAAGGAAGTTCTCGTAACTGGGAACATATTACAAATCAAATTGGCATGTTCTGTTATACGGGAATAACTCCAGAACAA GTTAGTAAACTTACAAACGAATATTCAATTTATCTTACAAAAGATGGCCGTATTTCGGTAGCTGGTGTTTCATCAAAAAATGTTGAATATTTGGCTCATGCTCTTCATCAAGTTACCAAATAA
- a CDS encoding Nematode fatty acid retinoid binding family-containing protein: MSFHKKYFYVVFIIIIIIGVILSLAVYDININEELSEKIKEELTWYTPKELVQFDDSLTEEETIILNEYSEGLYKNDSKRHENDILKDASPILYNKLINLFNQLKEKRENLSEEGKNFYISMCREGHFLAKNKNKISSYKLIIKYLRILTTSFNKLSEDTKDELTASFPTIKALTETNSYGMEFNQFLKNEKFLYSIMRILKVLQLIILY, translated from the exons atgtcatttcacaaaaaatatttttatgttgtatttattataataattattattggtGTTATTTTGTCATTGGCTGTCTATGATATCAATATCAATGAGGAACTTagtgaaaaaataaaagaagaatTGACAT ggTACACACCAAAAGAATTAGTTCAATTTGATGATAGTTTAACAGAAGAAGAAACAATAATACTTAATGAATATTCTGAAGgtctttataaaaatgacaGTAAAAGACATGAAAATGACATATTAAAAGATGCTTCCCCAatcttatataataaattaataaatctttttaatcaattaaaagaaaaacgTGAAAATTTATCAGAAGAAggaaaaaacttttatatatcaatGTGTAGAGAAGGACATTTTTTggctaaaaataaaaataaaatatcaagttataaattaattataaaatatttacgtATATTGACGacatcttttaataaattatcagaAGATACTAAAGATGAATTGACAGCATCATTTCCTACTATTAAAGCGTTAACAGAAACTAACTCATATGGAATGGAAtttaatcaatttttaaaaaatgaaaaatttttatattcaattatGAGGATTCTTAAAGTTCTCcaactaataattttatattaa
- a CDS encoding Astacin-like metalloendopeptidase, translating into MINLKIFFLYSVIYILCIFFSIINSTNFSSNEEYIKKRNVKRSIEEINNLKYDNEILDNLLTNNRKKRNLKIKVGKHKWTSPINLYFFYPLKNYMVKKATNILEKSTCLRFRYVNNFNHFKEGIQLVASYDCNSPLGKIFEKGWQKIDIGIECNSVGGILQMLLRTLGVIYEHNRVDRNFYVKIFQENVHLTDKKKFRISRTTAIDNFHLPYEYGSLMHFGMYNYSDNKLKTLIVKIPLYENTIGQQEELTFNDIKTLNLYYCSNICKIKIRCKNHGYQNPNNCNRCICIDGFEGDQCEYYKLLRGCGPNSMRITRRPSFLRIFGKKSCFFHLRANKVKKIKITILKMQMKSTYFLTCLPSNSIEIKYWKDKSVTGARFCHQRFPKIIISSNNYVILHYNSNDPTNYVYMYFKDTS; encoded by the exons atgataaatttgaaaattttttttctatattcaGTAATTTACATATTATGTATATTT ttTTCTATAATTAATTCAACAAACTTTAGTTCAAATGAagagtatataaaaaaaagaaatgtaaaaagatcaatagaagaaataaataatttgaaatatgataatgaaatattagataatttattaacaaacaatagaaaaaaaagaaacttaaaaataaaagtaggAAAACATAAATGGACTTCaccaataaatttatattttttttacccattaaaaaattatatggtAAAAAAAGCAACAAATATTCTTGAAAAATCAACATGTTTAAGGTTTAGATAtgtaaacaattttaatcattttaaagaAGGTATTCAACTTGTTGCCTCATATGACTGTAATAGCCCCTTAGGAAAAATTTTCGAAAAGGGTTGgcaaaaaattgatattggAATTGAATGTAATAGTGTTGGAGGAATTTTACAAATGCTATTGCGTACATTGGGAGTAATTTATGAACATAATCGGGTtgatagaaatttttatgtaaaaatctTTCAGGAAAATGTACATTTgactgataaaaaaaaatttagaatatCCAGAACTACTGCAATTGACAATTTTCATTTACCTTATGAATATGGATCATTAATGCATTTTGGAATGTACAACTATagtgataataaattaaaaacattgaTTGTTAAAATCCCTTTGTATGAAAATACCATAGGACAACAGGAAGAACTTACTTTTAATGATAtcaaaacattaaatttgtattattgttccaatatatgtaaaattaaaatcagATGTAAAAATCATGGATATCAAAATccaaataattgtaatagATGTATATGTATTGATGGATTTGAGGGTGATCAATGTGaatattacaaattattaaGAGGATGTGGTCCGAATTCAATGAGAATTACCCGTCGACCTTCATTTCTCAGAatatttggaaaaaaaagttgtttttttcatttgagagcaaataaagttaaaaaaattaaaatcactattttaaaaatgcaaATGAAAtctacatattttttaacatgtTTACCAAGTAACTCAattgaaattaaatattgGAAAGATAAAAGTGTAACGGGTGCAAGATTTTGCCACCAAAGGTTtcctaaaattattatatcatcAAATAATTATGTCATTCTACATTATAATAGTAATGATCCTACTAACTATGTTTACatgtattttaaagatacatcttaa
- a CDS encoding Nematode fatty acid retinoid binding family-containing protein, whose amino-acid sequence MVSYKTLICLTVFAVSFATAYVLPNYDAIPEQFRDVIPEEVKNFYTSLTEEDKAVIVDWAKGHEGYATEDEALQALKGKSENLYEKAMAAKDLLLSRINALKPEAKEFLTSTYETLKSLRPATGTKPDIALIKKTAMSVYEKFNALSEEAKEDLKTQFPKTAAILQNEKIQKLAKGFIESN is encoded by the coding sequence ATGGTTTCTTACAAAACTCTCATCTGCTTAACTGTTTTTGCCGTTAGCTTTGCTACAGCATATGTTCTTCCAAACTATGATGCTATTCCAGAACAATTTAGAGATGTTATCCCAGAAGAagttaaaaacttttatacaTCACTTACTGAAGAGGACAAAGCTGTTATTGTTGACTGGGCCAAAGGACATGAAGGATATGCTACTGAAGATGAAGCTTTACAAGCATTAAAAGGAAAAAgtgaaaatttatatgaaaaagcAATGGCAGCCAAAGATCTCCTTCTTTCAAGAATTAATGCTCTCAAACCAGAAGCCAAGGAGTTCCTTACATCAACCTATGAAACTCTTAAATCTCTTCGTCCAGCTACCGGAACCAAGCCAGATATTGCTCTCATCAAGAAAACTGCTATGAGTGTTTATGAAAAATTCAATGCTCTTTCTGAGGAAGCAAAAGAAGACCTTAAAACTCAATTCCCAAAAACAGCTGCTATACttcaaaatgaaaaaattcaAAAGCTTGCTAAGGGATTCATTGAATCAAATTAA
- a CDS encoding Nematode fatty acid retinoid binding family-containing protein: MLISLLPNELIEFYENLTVREKKLLDRMSEKREKYMQDYETSQIFQSVYPKLLEKIVNIYGIMREKIKKLPEEPRVFFYQMMEISKDMRLGENGKYEDIKRYVTVFSTKFKNLSSYAQETLIKEYPLIKILSTKDYFNEIINNWLKEKENLLKFKRVLRFLFLIS, from the exons atgctCATTA GTTTATTACCAAATGAATTGATtgaattttatgaaaatttaactgtacgtgaaaaaaaattattagatagAATGTCTgaaaaaagagaaaaataTATGCAAGATTATGAGACAAGTCAAATATTTCAATCAGTTTATccaaaattattagaaaaaattgttaatatttatggTATTATGagagaaaaaattaaaaaattacccGAAGAACCAAGAGTATTCTTTTATCAGATGATGGAGATAAGTAAAGATATGAGACTTGGTGAAAATGGAAAATATGaagatataaaaagatatgtGACAGTATTTTCAACAAAATTTAAGAATTTATCATCATATGCCCAggaaacattaataaaagagtatccattaataaaaattttatcaacaaaagactattttaatgaaattattaataattggttaaaagaaaaagaaaatttattaaagtttaaaCGTGTTCTAagatttctatttttaatatcataa
- a CDS encoding Hormone-sensitive lipase: MTILENQKVSVNREDVFKFMEGLCIKTINEFDTQNQSSYATRLVDVCRELSESSPLILSSLLKIVEIAPKFDYDKLTPGNGFRSIVCIYDTAILHVISVLRTCLEHSKNLIFRISYFTKELENYMAVFRFLILSTQQLIGSIDYNEGNSLFPPIDIGDYTSYISVFKTVKGFDASCFYSRPLGLQFCPSIAKMFKVICTFFASYSIACEKKNGPLDMIVNSAKYMISPEERALKIVDIIKEADIEFCKGFWNLPEYATIPKWLGIVMAVCEMRSIETLYNLTLETIEGEKVVIPIPSTTKESHAIKYRMISSLHRLNISKKSGNKTNPLSPYLILHCHGGGYLATSSKSHECYLRSWAKQSNCPIISIDYSLAPESPYPNAIEEVLYAYAYVINYPHKFGWTGEKIVFVGDSAGGNLITSVTMRLISLNVKRMPDALVPIYTPFLFQYLPSPSRLLSFMDPLLHVGMLLRCLTAYTMGDIPINKVPLLSKIDDFIETERNNVESYMEEFRNSQLMDYLNPINHSSTLRNFFDTTLNSSFSMDATFSSNTMNNPENDIEEDVFNQTQNVEVGSNPDYIVLSSGNFDSSLIQHFKENFILLNDHDAILNENNDVFEEVDEVKNKQFELKTPIREKRRSLSASIVRTASLAAFYAIDNFNDWFESAKKPIGHEDKEKLRSSFSMTSQEAALDKQNKATQERTAIDELLKIQIPRNPEISPMYADEKYLVKFPPTYFIGCHLDPLLDDTISFAKKLKEIGGKVKRVKLLNNLCHGFLNFTYVSPECRKGSDECLEIIKEALDITEEFTNT, from the exons atgacTATTTTGGAGAATCAAAAAGTTTCAGTTAACAGAGAGgatgtttttaaattcatgGAAGgg ttatgtattaaaacaataaatgaaTTTGATACACAAAATCAATCTTCATATGCAACAAGATTAGTTGATGTTTGCCGTGAGTTGTCTGAATCATCTCCATTGATTTTGTCATCACTTCTTAAAATTGTTGAAATAGCTCCAAAATTTGATTACGATAAATTAACTCCAGGAAATGGTTTTAGATCAATAGTTTGTATCTATGACACTGCAATTTTGCATGTTATTTCAGTTTTAAGAACTTGTCTGGAACATTCTAAGAatcttatttttagaatatcatattttacaaaagaaCTTGAAAATTATATGGCTGTTTTTCGTTTTTTGATTCTCTCAACACAACAATTAATAGGTTCCATTGATTATAATGAGGGTAATAGTCTTTTTCCACCAATTGATATTGGTGATTACACTTCATATATTAGTGTTTTTAAAACTGTTAAGGGATTTGATGCTTCTTGTTTTTATAGTAGACCATTAGGATTACAATTTTGTCCCTCTATTGcaaaaatgtttaaagtAATATGTACATTTTTTGCTTCATATAGTATAGCTTGTGAAAAAAAGAATGGTCCTTTGGATATGATAGTTAACTCAGCAAAATATATGATTTCACCAGAGGAAAGAGCATTGAAAATAGTTGATATTATCAAAGAAGCTGATATTGAATTTTGTAAAGGATTTTGGAATTTACCTGAATATGCTACTATTCCAAAATGGCTTGGTATTGTTATGGCTGTATGTGAGATGCGTTCAATTGAAACactatataatttaacattagAAACTATAGAAGGTGAGAAGGTTGTTATACCAATACCTTCAACAACAAAAGAATCTCATGCTATTAAATATCGTATGATTTCTTCATTACATCGTTTAAATATTAGTAAGAAGAGTGGAAACAAAACTAATCCATTGTCACCgtatttaatattacattGTCATGGTGGTGGTTACCTTGCAACATCATCTAAATCTCATGAATGTTATCTTCGTTCATGGGCTAAACAATCAAATTGTCCAATTATTTCAATAGACTATTCACTTGCTCCAGAAAGTCCTTATCCTAATGCAATAGAAGAAGTTTTGTATGCCTATGCttatgtaataaattatcCCCATAAATTTGGATGGACAGGtgaaaaaatagtttttgtTGGTGATTCAGCCGGTGGAAATTTAATTACTTCTGTTACAATGAGATTAATAAGTTTGAATGTAAAAAGAATGCCAGATGCATTAGTGCCTATTTATACACCATTTCTTTTCCAATATTTACCATCACCATCAAGATTATTAAGTTTTATGGATCCCCTTCTTCATGTAGGAATGTTATTGAGATGCCTAACTGCTTATACTATGGGAGATATCCCTATTAATAAAGTACCTCTACTATCAAAAATTGATGATTTTATTGAAACTGAAAGAAATAATGTAGAAAGTTATATGGAAGAATTTAGAAATAGTCAGTTAATGGATTATTTAAATCCTATAAATCACTCAAGTACacttagaaatttttttgacaCTACACTTAATTCCTCTTTTTCTATGGATGCAACATTTTCTTCAAACACTATGAATAATCCAGAAAATGATATAGAGGAAGATGTATTTAATCAAACGCAAAATGTTGAAGTTGGTAGTAATCCTGATTACATTGTTTTATCTTCTGGAAATTTCGATAGTTCGTTGATTCAACATTTCAaggaaaattttatacttttgaATGATCATGATGCAATATTAAATGAGAATAATGATGTTTTTGAAGAAGTTGATGAGGtgaaaaataaacaatttgaattaaaaacACCAATAAGAGAAAAAAGAAGATCATTAAGTGCGAGTATTGTTAGAACTGCGTCATTGGCAGCTTTTTATGCTATTGATAATTTCAATGATTGGTTCGAGAGTGCAAAGAAACCTATAGGACATGAAgacaaagaaaaattaagaaGTTCTTTCTCTATGACATCTCAAGAAGCTGCACTTGACAAACAAAATAAAGCTACCCAGGAAAGAACGGCAATAGAtgaattgttaaaaattcaGATTCCAAGAAATCCCGAAATTTCACCAATGTATGCTGATGAGAAATATCTAGTGAAATTCCCACCAACTTACTTTATAGGATGCCATTTAGACCCACTTCTCGATGATACAATATCTTTTGctaaaaagttaaaagaaattGGTGGAAAAGTCAAGAGAGTCAAATTGCTGAATAATTTATGTCATGGATTTCTTAACTTTACATATGTTTCACCAGAATGTAGGAAAGGTTCAGATGAATGTTtggaaattataaaagaagcTTTAGATATAACTGAAGAATTTACTAATacatag
- a CDS encoding Bifunctional coenzyme A synthase, whose translation MQLMPLDMNLLTIFKKKEKNLSMVNIGLLSLTSRNGTRLTTLLSEVKDLIRKRLYIRVEKYDNLIHEIPYIYLEATKVCPHLDVRVLLDPRKEINYQVFIGDNDVDEKNIAIKNFKEYKKPYDAVVIGGTFDRLHNGHKVLISTAILHASKYVVTGVTRGDMNKKKILYELMESFNDRKKGVDEFIEDVSIGIESRSEGIIDPFGPSIVDPNLQLIVTSEETKKGGDIVNCKRKEKGLSTLDTYVIPLIDQADDILKEAKLSSSAKRRSLLGTILKEPSLKNIPSSPYIIGITGGIASGKSTIAEFLMANNIEVIDCDKLAHILYDESENLKKGIAKEFGDNVLNDNKIDRKILGSIVFSDKNKLKKLNEIVWPKIAERAKEIIKKSKSPIIAIDGAVLLEANWDSFCHQVWTVFVPREEAIQRVIKRNGLSEDEAIKRIDSQIGIEERLSKSNVALCSLWDKSETRRQVSLALETVKKCYIGK comes from the exons atGCAATTAATGCCTCTAGATATGAATCTTcttacaatatttaaaaaaaaag AAAAAAACTTATCAATGGTAAATATTGGTTTATTGTCATTAACATCACGCAATGGAACAAGATTAACAACTCTCTTGTCGGAGGTTAAAGATCTCATTAGAAAAAGATTATACATACGTGtagaaaaatatgataatttaattcATGAAATaccatatatttatttagaaGCAACAAAAGTATGCCCACATCTTGATGTACGTGTTTTGTTAGATCCaagaaaagaaattaattatCAGGTATTTATTGGAGATAATGAtgttgatgaaaaaaatattgccataaaaaattttaaagaatataaaaaaccTTATGATGCTGTTGTTATTGGTGGTACTTTTGATAGACTTCATAATGGTCACAAAGTTCTTATTAGTACTGCTATTCTTCATGCTTCAAAATATGTTGTAACAGGTGTAACAAGAGGTGACATGAATAAAa aaaaaatattgtatgaATTAATGGAAAGTTTTAATGACAGAAAAAAGGGAGTTGATGAATTTATAGAGGATGTTAGTATAGGAATTGAAAGTAGAAGTGAAGGTATAATAGATCCTTTTGGTCCCAGTATTGTTGATCCAAACTTACAACTTATTGTTACCAGTGAAGAAACCAAAAAAGGTGGTGATATTGTTAATTGTAAACGTAAAGAAAAAGGTCTTTCAACTCTTGATACTTATGTTATTCCTTTAATTGACCAAGCtgatgatattttaaaagaagcTAAGTTAAGTTCTTCAGCTAAAAGAAGATCTTTACTAGgaactattttaaaagaaccttcattgaaaaatattcCTTCTTCTCCTTATATTATTGGAATTACTGGTGGTATTGCTTCTGGAAAATCAACAATTGCTGAATTTTTAATGGCAAATAATATTGAAGTAATTGATTGTGACAAATTAGctcatattttatatgatgaAAGTGAAAATCTTAAGAAAGGAATTGCAAAAGAATTTGGagataatgttttaaatgataacaaaATTGATCGAAAAATTCTTGGATCAATAGTTTttagtgataaaaataagttgAAAAAACTTAATGAAATTGTATGGCCTAAAATTGCCGAAAGAGCTAAAgagattattaaaaaaagtaaatctCCTATCATTGCAATTGATGGTGCTGTTCTACTTGAAGCAAATTGGGATAGTTTCTGTCATCAAGTTTGGACAGTTTTTGTTCCAAGAGAAGAAGCTATTCAAAGAGTTATCAAAAGAAACGGTTTATCAGAAGATGAAGCAATTAAAAGAATAGACAGTCAAATAGGAATAGAAGAAAGATTATCTAAAAGTAATGTTGCATTATGTTCTCTCTGGGATAAATCTGAAACTAGAAGACAAGTATCATTAGCTTTAGAGACAGTTAAAAAATGCTACATTgggaaataa
- a CDS encoding Nematode fatty acid retinoid binding family-containing protein, producing the protein MHFYQIFIFVTLLTLSLTRCSVFPYEEMPSEFRELIPKDLYDIYFNLTTEDRIVILQTVLEKNRLSTFDKVVSFIKRRRPIFGKNLEEYVRKLTRSIKNLSNESKIFLKQFSQQFLDIIPDREEAINFDRYKSFQNKFTKKFNSLNNHSKQEIIKTVPMIQLVIDKDALSKMINLLIVDN; encoded by the exons atgcatttttatcaaatttttatttttgttacatTGTTAACATTATCCTTAACAAGATGTAGTGTATTTCCTTATGAAGAAATGCCATCAGAATTTAGag aatTGATTCCAAAAGATTTATatgacatttattttaatttaacaacTGAAGATCGTATTGTAATCCTTCAAACAGTACTTGAAAAAAATCGTCTTTCAACATTTGACAAAGTtgtatcttttattaaaaggaGAAGACCAATATTTGGTAAAAATTTAGAAGAATATGTTAGAAAATTAACTagatcaattaaaaatttatccaatgaatcaaaaatatttttaaaacaattttctCAACAATTTCTTGATATTATTCCAGACAGAGAGGAAGCCATCAATTTTGATAGatataaaagttttcaaaataagtttacaaaaaagtttaattcattaaataatcattcaaaacaagaaataataaaaactgtACCAATGATTCAACTTGTTATAGATAAAGATGCTTTAAGTAAAATGATCAATTTATTAATCGttgataattaa